From the Flavimarina sp. Hel_I_48 genome, one window contains:
- a CDS encoding glycosyltransferase family 2 protein: protein MNNLNQIYFSIGIPAYKGEYLQECIESILSQNYKNFELIIINDCSPDPIDTIVREFNDPRINYFLNEQNIGGKDLVLNWNKCLSKASGNYFILMGDDDKMEPDYLQEFKKLILKYPDLAIYHCRSIIIDENSKPIMLTPSCPEFETVYENIWHRRFGDRIQFISDFVYKTSTLKAMGGFYNLPMAWASDDISAFRAMQEKGIAHTNKPLLNYRKHPKTLSNSGNILLKMNAIMLQIKWFKSFLADTPTCPLDQITHSYICRHLPKNFQKQKLMTIKESMNNGLLKRMFLWFRKRKIYKITTQEIIYAMLLNVKTAFVNKKY from the coding sequence ATGAATAATTTAAATCAGATTTATTTCTCAATAGGTATTCCTGCCTATAAGGGAGAATATTTACAAGAATGTATTGAAAGTATTTTAAGTCAAAACTATAAAAACTTTGAGCTCATTATAATTAACGACTGCTCACCAGATCCTATAGATACCATAGTAAGGGAATTTAATGATCCGAGGATAAACTATTTTCTTAATGAACAAAATATAGGAGGAAAGGATTTAGTACTTAATTGGAACAAATGCCTTAGTAAAGCGAGTGGGAATTATTTTATACTTATGGGCGATGATGATAAAATGGAGCCTGATTATCTTCAAGAATTTAAAAAACTCATACTTAAATATCCTGATCTTGCTATCTATCATTGCAGGTCCATTATAATTGACGAAAATTCTAAACCAATTATGCTTACACCATCCTGTCCAGAATTTGAGACTGTTTATGAGAATATATGGCACAGGCGATTCGGAGATAGAATTCAGTTTATTTCAGATTTTGTGTATAAAACAAGTACGCTTAAAGCGATGGGTGGTTTTTACAACTTACCTATGGCATGGGCCTCTGATGATATTAGTGCATTTAGAGCAATGCAGGAGAAGGGTATAGCACACACTAATAAACCTTTACTTAATTATCGAAAGCACCCCAAGACACTTTCTAATAGTGGAAATATACTTTTAAAAATGAATGCGATCATGCTGCAAATAAAGTGGTTTAAATCTTTTTTAGCTGATACGCCTACATGCCCTTTAGATCAAATTACTCACAGTTATATCTGTAGACATTTACCCAAAAATTTTCAGAAGCAGAAACTTATGACCATTAAAGAAAGTATGAATAATGGATTATTAAAAAGAATGTTTTTATGGTTTAGGAAAAGGAAAATATATAAAATTACGACGCAAGAAATCATTTACGCTATGTTATTAAATGTAAAAACTGCTTTCGTTAATAAGAAATATTAA
- a CDS encoding glycosyl hydrolase family 28-related protein, translating into MKYLLFLFIIIFCRNSVAQNYYGISPKESTKLISPEDNQIDWSVCGVENSIPNYLNKIDVTTKGARGDSIFDNSKIIQNLINSSNFGTVLLFPSGTYLFNTSINLKSGIVIRGASSSETILKFDLNGTAKPSFWFSSWDRSSTTPIISGYNKGSITITVQDPTLFYKKDYIEIFQDNDPSLMYTKEEWNVSWAEESVGQMARIININGNKMNIAYPLDYNFSPTLNIRARSCKMLTDAGIENFKLIRIDKGEEYSIRMDYAANCWIRNIESAYSQKGHIQLIRSLNIEIRESYLHHAYNYGGGGHGYGINIAVHSTGCLVENNIFYHLRHSFLAKEGAIGNVFAYNYSLEPNGNRNDIAMHGHYGLMNLFEGNIVQKIAIGDFWGPSGPGNTFFRNRIEDNDIVIQDQSHYQNVIGNEFLNGSINISDNTHETWTVNNQNREGFLDKKNGVRTPNSLYLKTKPKFFKSLPWPAVGPEFNLGQYTIPAEIRWNKNDQLVPTIDFNYN; encoded by the coding sequence ATGAAATATCTGCTATTCCTATTTATTATTATTTTTTGCAGAAATTCAGTTGCTCAAAATTATTATGGCATTAGTCCAAAAGAATCTACCAAACTAATAAGTCCGGAGGATAATCAAATAGACTGGAGTGTTTGTGGCGTGGAGAATTCTATTCCCAATTATTTAAACAAAATTGACGTTACAACTAAAGGTGCTAGAGGTGATAGTATATTTGATAATTCTAAAATCATACAAAATTTAATAAATTCTTCAAATTTTGGCACAGTACTTCTATTTCCGTCAGGAACTTATTTATTTAATACATCTATCAATTTAAAGAGCGGAATTGTTATACGAGGAGCGTCCAGCAGTGAGACCATTTTGAAATTCGATTTAAATGGTACCGCTAAACCAAGTTTTTGGTTTAGCTCATGGGATAGGAGTTCCACCACCCCCATAATCTCTGGATATAATAAAGGTTCAATTACAATTACTGTTCAAGATCCTACACTATTCTACAAAAAAGATTATATTGAAATTTTTCAGGACAATGACCCTTCCCTTATGTACACAAAAGAAGAATGGAATGTATCTTGGGCCGAAGAGTCAGTGGGTCAGATGGCTAGAATTATAAATATTAATGGAAATAAAATGAACATTGCTTATCCGTTGGATTATAACTTTTCCCCTACACTTAATATAAGAGCACGGAGTTGTAAAATGCTAACGGATGCAGGTATTGAGAACTTTAAATTAATTAGGATAGATAAAGGCGAAGAGTACAGTATTAGAATGGATTATGCGGCAAATTGTTGGATTAGGAATATTGAAAGTGCATACTCACAAAAAGGTCATATTCAATTAATAAGATCTTTAAATATAGAAATTAGAGAATCTTATCTTCATCACGCATATAATTACGGGGGAGGTGGACATGGATACGGTATAAATATTGCCGTTCACTCCACTGGTTGCTTAGTAGAAAATAATATTTTCTATCATTTAAGACATTCTTTTTTAGCGAAGGAAGGCGCGATCGGAAATGTTTTTGCGTACAATTATAGTCTCGAACCTAATGGAAATCGTAACGACATAGCGATGCATGGTCATTATGGATTAATGAATTTGTTTGAAGGAAATATCGTCCAGAAAATTGCTATAGGCGACTTTTGGGGTCCCTCAGGTCCAGGTAATACTTTTTTTAGAAATCGAATAGAAGATAATGATATAGTGATTCAGGATCAGTCCCATTACCAAAATGTTATAGGAAACGAGTTTTTAAATGGAAGTATTAATATATCAGATAATACACACGAAACATGGACCGTTAACAATCAAAACAGGGAAGGTTTTCTAGATAAAAAAAATGGGGTCCGCACACCTAATTCTTTGTATCTCAAGACCAAACCTAAGTTCTTCAAATCTTTACCTTGGCCCGCTGTAGGTCCAGAATTTAATTTAGGGCAATATACTATTCCGGCAGAAATCAGGTGGAATAAAAATGATCAATTAGTACCTACAATAGATTTTAATTACAATTAA
- a CDS encoding T9SS type A sorting domain-containing protein gives MQSKRILLVFLILFLCSYSLLSQEQLLNSIAPSGGEASGTGGSASFTAGQMGYTSFENDMMQMQEGVQQAAIEEIYTLKIIENVGVLQIAAYPNPVIDVLTLTMKYRNMEDVSYQLYDMQGRLITKNYFHQSTTTIALGYLQPATYLLKVLDHDVTLKIIKVIKT, from the coding sequence ATGCAGTCAAAACGCATACTTTTAGTATTCCTGATTTTATTCCTGTGCAGTTACTCGCTATTATCCCAAGAGCAACTTTTAAATTCAATTGCACCTTCTGGGGGTGAGGCTTCTGGTACAGGAGGTTCAGCCTCTTTTACCGCTGGACAAATGGGTTATACTTCTTTTGAAAATGATATGATGCAGATGCAGGAAGGAGTCCAGCAAGCTGCCATAGAAGAAATATACACATTAAAAATTATTGAGAATGTAGGCGTGCTGCAGATTGCTGCGTACCCAAATCCTGTGATAGACGTGCTAACACTTACCATGAAATATAGGAATATGGAAGACGTTTCCTATCAGTTATACGATATGCAAGGGCGCTTGATAACAAAAAATTATTTTCATCAGTCAACAACCACCATTGCTCTGGGCTATTTACAACCTGCAACGTATTTACTTAAGGTATTGGATCATGACGTTACCCTTAAAATCATAAAAGTTATCAAAACTTAA
- a CDS encoding MBOAT family O-acyltransferase, translating into MLFNSFDFAIFLPIVFFLYWFIVNKNLKSQNLLIVVASYFFYGWWDWRFLFLIFFSTTVDYSVGWGLRGTTKDLTKKIYLWISILVNLGLLGFFKYYNFFLDNFISAFSFFGTAFHSDSLKIILPVGISFYTFQTMSYTIDIYRDKLEPTKDFISFAAFVSFFPQLVAGPIERASNLLPQILSKRKFDYELAMQGVYQILWGLFKKMIIADNAAELVNIIFASDSYTGSRLAVGAVLFAFQIYGDFSGYSDIAIGVSKLFGIKLMTNFSYPYFSRDMAEFWRRWHISLSTWFRDYLYIPLGGSHGGMAIKIRNTFIIFIVSGFWHGANWTFIIWGFLNALYFLPLLLFNKNRTNILIAASTSNFPSIKEVIQIITTFFFTVIAWVFFRSPSVFYAFDYLSRMFSKSLFTIPKLEHGLQNTNLILIVLFIGILVLVEWFHRRNEFVFEKLHLTNMYFQLGIIICFTALFFLFTGNQQDFIYFQF; encoded by the coding sequence ATGCTTTTTAATTCATTCGATTTCGCGATTTTTCTACCAATAGTATTTTTCTTATACTGGTTTATAGTGAATAAGAACTTAAAATCTCAAAACTTGCTTATTGTAGTAGCGAGCTATTTTTTTTATGGTTGGTGGGATTGGAGGTTTCTTTTTCTGATTTTTTTTAGTACTACTGTAGATTATTCGGTGGGATGGGGGTTAAGGGGAACTACAAAAGACCTAACTAAAAAGATTTATTTATGGATAAGTATTTTAGTGAATTTAGGTTTATTAGGATTCTTCAAATATTATAATTTTTTTCTCGATAATTTTATTTCAGCCTTTTCTTTCTTTGGAACAGCCTTTCATAGTGATTCCTTAAAAATCATTTTGCCGGTAGGAATTAGCTTCTATACATTTCAGACAATGAGCTATACCATTGATATCTATAGGGATAAGCTTGAGCCGACAAAAGACTTTATTTCTTTTGCAGCATTTGTAAGTTTTTTCCCCCAATTAGTTGCGGGGCCTATAGAGAGAGCATCTAATTTATTACCACAAATTCTGAGTAAAAGAAAGTTTGATTATGAACTGGCCATGCAGGGCGTATATCAAATTTTATGGGGACTCTTTAAAAAGATGATTATTGCTGATAACGCGGCCGAATTGGTTAATATAATTTTTGCTTCAGATTCATACACTGGAAGTAGGCTTGCCGTAGGTGCGGTTCTTTTTGCATTTCAAATCTATGGGGATTTTTCGGGCTATTCTGATATCGCAATAGGCGTATCCAAGCTATTTGGTATAAAGTTGATGACCAATTTTTCATATCCGTATTTTTCGCGAGATATGGCTGAATTTTGGAGACGTTGGCATATTTCACTTTCTACATGGTTTAGGGATTACTTGTATATCCCTTTAGGAGGGAGTCATGGTGGGATGGCCATAAAAATAAGAAATACATTTATAATTTTTATAGTGAGCGGGTTCTGGCATGGTGCGAATTGGACCTTTATAATATGGGGATTTTTAAATGCTCTATATTTTCTACCCTTACTTTTATTCAATAAGAACAGAACAAATATTCTTATTGCCGCTAGCACTAGTAATTTCCCTTCAATAAAAGAAGTGATACAGATAATTACAACTTTTTTCTTTACTGTTATAGCTTGGGTTTTTTTCAGGTCCCCATCAGTGTTTTATGCTTTCGATTATTTGAGTAGAATGTTTAGTAAGTCCTTATTTACTATTCCTAAACTGGAGCATGGTTTGCAGAATACAAATTTGATTTTGATAGTATTATTTATTGGTATTCTTGTTTTAGTGGAATGGTTTCATAGAAGAAATGAATTTGTTTTTGAGAAATTACATCTTACTAATATGTATTTTCAGTTAGGTATTATAATTTGTTTTACGGCACTGTTTTTCCTCTTCACCGGTAACCAACAAGATTTTATTTACTTTCAATTTTAA
- a CDS encoding flippase, which translates to MKLNKSHRQLTKNFVSLTVVQIANYMLPLISVPIIVRIIGPDKYGTINFAAAFVTYFTLLINYGFEYTATRKIAKDPDNVDNRNTIISEVFFTQCLLFIVAAVVCIIFLYTVPTLREEKLIISYSFLICIGALFTQNWLFQAMQDLSKIAILNFISKLVFTGLILIIIKEKEDYIWQPLLISLIQIAVGIISFVWAFKRYHVKLYLVPLKRCLNVLKEEKMIFFSLVVISLYTTTNTFILGLYQNAEQVGYYTAGQRLIVIAQSVLTIPLAQAFYPYIGKSFGENFQKGITITNKLIPLILLFTGCAALGMFFLGPYIITIFYGEEFEAAITVFQILAFIPLLIALSNVFGIQIMMNLGMDKAFFNITAGGAILSITLNILFIKEWGYIGTTLNWLITEIFIVITMYLFLRKKNIHPVNFSYFKLSVISKGFYEIINRFQK; encoded by the coding sequence TTGAAATTAAATAAATCCCACAGGCAGTTAACGAAGAACTTTGTCTCCTTAACAGTTGTTCAGATAGCAAACTATATGCTACCGTTAATTTCGGTACCCATTATAGTAAGAATAATTGGTCCTGATAAATATGGAACTATAAACTTTGCGGCTGCTTTCGTCACATATTTTACTTTACTAATAAATTATGGGTTTGAATATACTGCAACGCGAAAAATTGCGAAAGATCCTGATAATGTAGATAACAGGAATACAATTATAAGCGAAGTGTTTTTTACTCAGTGCTTACTTTTTATAGTTGCAGCAGTAGTGTGCATTATTTTTTTATATACAGTGCCTACTCTCCGAGAGGAAAAACTTATTATATCCTATTCTTTTTTAATCTGTATTGGTGCCCTTTTTACGCAAAATTGGTTATTTCAGGCCATGCAGGATCTATCAAAAATTGCAATACTTAACTTTATAAGTAAACTGGTTTTTACAGGGCTAATTTTGATAATCATTAAGGAAAAGGAAGATTATATCTGGCAGCCTTTATTAATAAGTTTAATTCAAATAGCCGTAGGAATTATTTCGTTTGTTTGGGCTTTTAAACGTTATCATGTCAAACTTTACTTAGTCCCATTAAAACGTTGTTTAAATGTATTAAAAGAAGAAAAGATGATATTTTTTTCTTTGGTAGTAATTAGTTTATATACAACAACAAATACCTTTATTCTAGGTTTATATCAAAATGCTGAACAGGTAGGATATTATACTGCTGGTCAACGGCTGATTGTAATAGCACAATCAGTATTAACCATTCCATTAGCACAAGCATTTTATCCTTATATAGGGAAGTCTTTTGGGGAAAATTTTCAAAAAGGCATCACGATCACGAATAAGCTTATTCCCCTTATATTACTTTTTACAGGTTGCGCTGCTCTGGGAATGTTTTTTCTCGGGCCTTATATAATTACTATTTTTTATGGCGAAGAGTTTGAGGCCGCCATTACCGTGTTTCAAATATTAGCTTTTATTCCGCTACTGATTGCATTAAGCAACGTTTTTGGTATTCAAATAATGATGAATTTAGGAATGGATAAGGCTTTTTTTAATATAACCGCTGGTGGAGCAATTTTAAGTATTACCCTAAATATCCTTTTTATAAAAGAGTGGGGATATATTGGTACCACACTAAACTGGTTGATAACAGAAATTTTTATTGTAATAACTATGTATTTATTCCTAAGAAAAAAAAATATACATCCTGTCAATTTCAGTTATTTCAAGCTTTCTGTAATTAGTAAAGGTTTTTATGAAATAATAAACAGATTTCAAAAATGA
- a CDS encoding glycosyltransferase, producing the protein MTFLVYTTLTEWIEPPRSRHQVTNELKKNGTVYFVEKSRKGTLHIEIKKVDENVYRIIPYFPIDYRIRYRTPFLNEYYHTWLIKKIQKINLDFDIVISFDHTSYLLKNHYSNLIYYCGDDFIGNSKIKFFLINWYHLYIERKLIKAAKLCTVTSRFLLNKLSKINSNTHIVPLGAPDPPSNAKFKKSFNELPVLGLVAFINNRIPLDLLDELLKKLKIIFIGPADTAILKRYELTENAEFVGIKKSDELQKSLNEIDVCIAPYSEITINKGLTPNKLWLYLSCGKPTVVTDVPNIKDWSFEEKVVYKSSNENFYENCLLAHKENNPILFQKRISAAKINSWEHKVEEILKLYEASK; encoded by the coding sequence ATGACATTTTTAGTATATACGACACTAACTGAATGGATTGAACCACCAAGATCAAGACATCAAGTTACAAATGAGTTGAAGAAAAATGGAACAGTTTATTTCGTTGAGAAAAGTCGTAAAGGTACTTTGCATATTGAAATAAAAAAGGTGGATGAAAATGTTTATAGAATTATCCCTTACTTTCCAATAGACTATCGAATAAGATATAGAACGCCTTTTCTAAATGAATATTATCATACCTGGCTCATAAAGAAAATTCAAAAAATTAATCTTGATTTTGATATTGTAATTTCATTTGATCACACATCTTATCTTCTAAAAAATCACTACAGTAATCTTATTTATTACTGCGGCGATGATTTTATAGGTAACTCAAAAATTAAGTTTTTCTTGATAAATTGGTATCACTTGTATATCGAAAGAAAGCTAATAAAAGCTGCTAAATTATGTACTGTGACTTCCAGATTTTTGCTCAACAAGCTTTCTAAGATAAATTCCAATACACATATCGTTCCTCTTGGAGCCCCTGATCCTCCCTCGAATGCTAAATTCAAAAAGAGTTTTAATGAGTTACCTGTTTTGGGACTAGTCGCTTTTATAAATAACAGAATACCATTAGATTTGTTAGATGAATTACTGAAAAAATTGAAAATAATATTTATAGGCCCAGCAGATACCGCAATATTAAAACGATATGAATTAACAGAAAACGCAGAATTTGTTGGCATAAAAAAAAGTGATGAATTGCAGAAAAGTTTGAATGAAATCGACGTTTGTATCGCTCCTTATTCCGAAATCACAATTAATAAAGGACTAACACCAAATAAATTATGGCTTTATTTATCTTGTGGTAAACCAACTGTTGTAACAGATGTACCCAATATTAAAGATTGGTCTTTTGAAGAAAAAGTGGTGTATAAATCCTCTAATGAAAACTTTTACGAAAATTGTTTATTAGCACATAAAGAAAATAATCCCATTCTATTTCAAAAAAGAATTTCAGCTGCGAAAATAAATTCATGGGAACACAAAGTTGAAGAGATATTAAAGTTGTATGAAGCAAGTAAGTAA
- a CDS encoding glycosyltransferase, whose amino-acid sequence MKILALASAGGHWIQLLRLAPAFEKHEVIFVSTKPKFAETVKDFEFYCIPDTNRNDKSGILMGIVKIFRLVLKVKPDVVITTGAAPGLIGLVAAKCIGSKTIWVDSIANVEKFSLSGRIAQKFSDRVYTQWPELANEKSIFEGNVLI is encoded by the coding sequence ATGAAAATTTTAGCATTAGCTTCTGCAGGGGGCCACTGGATACAACTTCTTCGATTAGCACCTGCATTTGAAAAGCATGAAGTAATATTTGTATCAACTAAACCTAAATTTGCGGAAACTGTAAAGGATTTTGAGTTCTATTGTATCCCCGATACTAATAGAAATGACAAATCAGGAATACTAATGGGTATTGTAAAGATTTTTAGGCTGGTATTAAAGGTAAAACCTGACGTTGTTATTACCACAGGTGCAGCTCCGGGTTTAATTGGTCTGGTAGCAGCTAAATGTATTGGATCTAAAACAATATGGGTGGATAGTATTGCCAATGTGGAGAAGTTTTCGCTTAGCGGTAGAATTGCCCAAAAATTTTCAGATCGTGTATATACCCAATGGCCAGAATTAGCTAATGAAAAATCAATCTTTGAAGGTAACGTTTTAATATGA
- a CDS encoding glycosyltransferase family 2 protein, producing the protein MDNIVAVVVTFNRLSLLQECIKCLRNQTKIINQLIVINNGSTDGTAQWLQVQEDIYTISQENLGGAGGFHRGIKEAYENEYDWVWVMDDDAFPNEDCLEKLLLASGKIQNDHIVLAPVIVEGNKIDSLHRGYIGLTKIQYPLQTPVDDVSFNSQENPLEISFASFIGMFLSKKVIESTGFPKHEYFIFHDDVEYSIRITKSGNSIYLVKDAIIYHKTQISDAIEAYNDYQKIKIIKKTGQKNLVIGEINMLI; encoded by the coding sequence ATGGATAATATTGTAGCTGTAGTAGTAACGTTTAACAGACTTTCTCTTTTACAGGAATGTATTAAATGTTTACGTAATCAAACCAAAATTATCAACCAGCTTATTGTCATTAATAACGGTTCTACTGATGGTACGGCTCAATGGCTGCAAGTTCAAGAAGATATTTACACTATTTCACAGGAAAATTTAGGTGGTGCCGGTGGCTTTCATAGGGGTATTAAAGAAGCTTATGAGAATGAGTATGACTGGGTATGGGTAATGGATGATGATGCTTTCCCTAATGAAGATTGTTTAGAGAAGCTTCTTTTAGCCTCAGGGAAAATACAAAACGATCATATAGTTTTAGCTCCCGTTATTGTTGAGGGAAATAAAATTGACAGTTTGCACCGTGGATATATAGGCCTTACAAAAATTCAATATCCCTTACAAACACCTGTTGATGATGTAAGCTTCAACTCACAAGAAAATCCATTAGAAATTTCATTTGCATCTTTTATAGGCATGTTCCTTTCTAAAAAGGTTATAGAGAGTACTGGTTTTCCCAAGCACGAGTATTTTATTTTTCATGATGATGTTGAATATTCTATCCGCATTACGAAATCAGGAAATTCAATTTACTTAGTTAAGGATGCTATCATTTATCATAAAACACAAATTTCTGATGCAATTGAGGCGTATAATGATTATCAGAAAATAAAAATTATAAAAAAAACTGGTCAGAAAAACTTAGTTATAGGAGAAATAAATATGCTGATATAA
- a CDS encoding glycosyltransferase, with protein sequence MIFVTIGTQEPFDRLIKAVDEIAYLIPDEDFFVQGFLKDYKPKYFKTVDFINPKEFNFQFEKADLIIAHAGMGTVISALLKSKPLVIMPRLLKYSEHRNEHQLATAEKLKTLNYVHVADNEKMLKDIVLESFKKKLIPLYQIGDYASKSLLLSIEQFIDS encoded by the coding sequence ATGATATTTGTAACAATAGGTACGCAAGAACCGTTCGATCGGCTTATAAAAGCTGTCGATGAAATCGCATATTTGATTCCGGATGAAGATTTTTTTGTTCAAGGTTTTCTCAAGGATTATAAACCAAAGTATTTTAAAACAGTAGATTTTATAAATCCTAAAGAATTTAATTTTCAGTTTGAAAAGGCTGATTTGATTATAGCACACGCAGGGATGGGTACCGTAATTTCGGCCTTGTTAAAAAGTAAACCTCTCGTCATCATGCCTAGATTATTAAAATATTCAGAGCATAGAAACGAACATCAGTTGGCCACGGCTGAAAAATTGAAAACTTTAAATTATGTGCATGTTGCTGACAACGAAAAGATGTTAAAGGACATAGTTTTGGAAAGTTTCAAAAAAAAGTTAATACCACTCTATCAGATAGGGGATTATGCATCTAAAAGTCTATTGCTTTCGATAGAACAGTTTATAGACTCATAA
- the glf gene encoding UDP-galactopyranose mutase, which translates to MSKKFLIVGAGFSGAVMAERLSRTMECKILVIDERKHIGGNCHTERDKATNIMLHTYGPHIFNTSNKVVWDYIQQFSEFIPYINRVKAVYREEVYSLPINLHTINQFFGKTLNPDEAKEFILSKSDDSIIDPKNFEEQALKFIGQDLYHAFFYGYTKKQWGCEPSELPASILKRLPVRFNYNDNYYSSTYQGIPKEGYTKIFEKMLDHPNIEVKLETKFDDTFDVTTFDKIIYTGPIDAFFNYKHGRLSYRTVFFERGEKTGDYQGNPVINYTDNNVSYTRIHEHKHFTPWEEHNKTVYFKEYSKETESGDIPYYPKRLPDDLEKLEKYQEEVKYLTNYTFLGRLATYRYMDMHHVINDALEAFEEFNRK; encoded by the coding sequence ATGAGTAAAAAATTTTTAATTGTAGGTGCAGGTTTTTCTGGAGCTGTTATGGCTGAGCGTTTAAGCCGGACAATGGAGTGTAAAATCTTAGTAATTGATGAACGAAAACATATAGGAGGTAACTGCCATACAGAGAGAGACAAAGCGACAAATATAATGCTACATACCTACGGCCCACATATCTTTAATACTTCCAATAAAGTGGTATGGGATTATATTCAACAATTCAGCGAATTTATACCTTATATAAACAGGGTTAAAGCCGTTTATAGAGAAGAGGTATATTCCTTGCCAATTAATTTACATACGATTAACCAGTTTTTTGGAAAAACTCTAAACCCGGATGAGGCCAAAGAATTTATCCTTTCCAAAAGTGATGATAGTATTATTGATCCAAAAAACTTTGAAGAACAGGCCCTCAAATTTATAGGACAAGATTTGTACCATGCTTTTTTTTATGGCTATACTAAGAAACAATGGGGGTGTGAGCCCAGTGAGCTACCTGCATCCATTTTAAAGAGGTTGCCTGTACGTTTCAATTATAATGATAATTACTATTCATCCACTTATCAGGGAATTCCAAAAGAGGGCTATACCAAAATTTTTGAGAAAATGCTAGACCATCCCAACATAGAGGTGAAACTCGAGACAAAATTTGATGATACTTTTGATGTAACTACCTTTGATAAGATTATCTATACAGGTCCTATTGACGCTTTTTTTAATTATAAGCATGGGCGGTTGAGTTATCGTACGGTCTTTTTTGAAAGAGGAGAAAAAACTGGTGATTATCAGGGGAATCCAGTAATCAATTATACCGATAATAATGTATCCTATACACGTATACATGAGCATAAACATTTTACTCCATGGGAAGAGCATAATAAAACTGTTTATTTTAAAGAATACAGTAAAGAGACTGAGTCAGGAGATATACCTTATTATCCAAAACGTTTGCCAGATGATTTGGAAAAATTAGAAAAATACCAAGAGGAGGTGAAATACTTAACTAATTATACTTTTTTAGGTCGTCTGGCTACCTATCGATATATGGATATGCATCATGTAATCAACGATGCCTTGGAAGCTTTTGAAGAATTCAATAGAAAGTAA
- a CDS encoding glycosyltransferase family 2 protein produces MNSIAVCIPTYKRIQGLKKLLQSINNCEIDQSLIEELHIVIVDNDIKNSAFNLVSNLAKNELNDLDLSYFHYPTKGLAKVRNELLRRAFEKSPDFIVFIDDDEFAEPKWLNELVLTILNNQADLVMGPVLPVFERAIPNYISKWFYRKSHKNNERLDYIRSGNLVIRTQTLKNLNIWFDSRFDDMGGEDSYFGKKMSKNGALIYWSANAVTYETTSSERARLSWILKRKFRGAFIFTYILKIENEFLMLFKKICISLIYLFVGLVTSLIALLPIRERFWGIMKLSEALGALSSLFSPTYKAYD; encoded by the coding sequence ATGAACAGTATTGCTGTATGCATCCCGACTTATAAAAGAATACAGGGTCTAAAAAAATTATTACAAAGTATAAACAATTGTGAGATAGACCAATCGCTAATCGAGGAGTTGCATATTGTTATTGTTGATAATGATATCAAGAACTCAGCCTTTAATTTAGTGTCTAATTTGGCTAAGAATGAACTAAATGATCTTGATCTTTCTTATTTCCATTATCCAACAAAAGGTTTAGCTAAAGTAAGAAATGAATTATTAAGGAGAGCCTTTGAAAAATCACCTGACTTTATTGTTTTTATTGATGATGATGAGTTTGCAGAACCAAAATGGCTTAATGAATTAGTATTGACTATACTTAATAATCAAGCTGATTTAGTAATGGGTCCTGTTTTGCCTGTATTTGAACGAGCAATCCCTAATTACATTTCAAAATGGTTTTATAGGAAAAGTCATAAGAATAATGAACGACTGGATTATATTAGATCAGGAAATTTAGTCATTAGAACACAAACCTTAAAGAATCTTAATATATGGTTTGATTCACGTTTTGACGATATGGGTGGAGAGGATTCTTATTTTGGAAAAAAAATGTCAAAAAATGGTGCTTTGATTTATTGGTCAGCAAATGCTGTGACTTATGAGACAACCTCAAGTGAAAGAGCCAGATTGTCGTGGATCCTTAAAAGGAAGTTTAGAGGAGCTTTTATTTTTACCTATATTTTAAAAATTGAAAATGAGTTCTTGATGTTATTCAAGAAGATATGCATTAGCTTAATTTATTTATTTGTAGGACTAGTTACTTCATTAATTGCTTTACTGCCAATTCGTGAGAGGTTTTGGGGAATAATGAAATTAAGCGAAGCTTTAGGAGCCCTCTCTTCATTATTTAGCCCTACTTATAAAGCCTATGACTAA